In Arachis stenosperma cultivar V10309 chromosome 1, arast.V10309.gnm1.PFL2, whole genome shotgun sequence, one DNA window encodes the following:
- the LOC130960540 gene encoding L-ascorbate oxidase homolog: MGRGAVLALMLCLLGVAVQAEDPYVYYTWKVTYGIISPLGIPQQGILINNQFPGPEINSTSNNNIVINVFNYLDEPLLFTWHGIQLRKNSWQDGTPGTNCPILPGTNYTYKFQVKDQIGTYFYYPSTALHRAAGGFGGHRIFSRLLIPVPYPDPEDEYWVLIGDWYTKSHSVLRKFLDSGRSLGRPDGVLINGQTTKDDGSDKPMYTMKPGATYKLRICNTGIKDSLNFRIQGHPLKLVETEGSHTVQNIYDSLDVHVGQCFTVLVTADKEPKDYYMVASTRLTKYNLVGKAILSYTNGKGPASPELPPAPVGWAWSLNQFRSFRWNLTASAARPNPQGSYHYGGINITRTIILSNSVIRGQGKLRYAINGVSHVDTETPLKLAEYYGIADKVFKYDLISDVPPVTVNNLTLAPNVLRATYRTFIEIIFQNPTKTIQSYNLGGYSFFAVAIEPGKWSPEKRQNYNLLDAVSRHTIQVFPKSWAAVMLTFDNCGMWNLRSEQAENRYLGQQMYVSVQSPENSTRDEYNLPLTQLICGLCKNMPNPGNLYH; this comes from the coding sequence atggGCCGCGGGGCAGTTTTGGCTTTGATGCTTTGCCTGTTGGGTGTTGCAGTTCAGGCTGAAGACCCATACGTGTACTACACGTGGAAAGTAACGTATGGAATAATATCACCATTGGGGATCCCACAACAGGGAATTCTAATCAACAACCAATTCCCAGGCCCTGAAATCAACTCAACAAGCAACAACAACATTGTCATCAACGTCTTTAACTACCTCGACGAGCCCCTTCTCTTCACATGGCACGGCATCCAGCTGAGGAAGAATTCATGGCAAGATGGTACCCCTGGAACCAACTGCCCAATCCTTCCAGGCACCAACTACACCTACAAGTTCCAAGTGAAGGACCAGATCGGCACATATTTCTACTATCCATCAACTGCTCTCCACAGGGCAGCTGGCGGTTTCGGTGGTCACAGGATCTTCAGCCGTCTCTTGATCCCAGTCCCGTACCCCGATCCCGAGGACGAGTACTGGGTTCTCATCGGTGACTGGTACACCAAGAGCCACTCTGTCCTCAGGAAGTTCCTCGACAGCGGCAGGTCCCTCGGCAGGCCCGACGGTGTTCTCATCAACGGCCAGACCACCAAGGATGACGGCAGCGACAAGCCCATGTACACCATGAAGCCTGGTGCCACCTACAAGCTAAGAATTTGCAACACTGGTATCAAGGACTCACTCAACTTCAGGATCCAGGGTCATCCATTGAAGCTTGTTGAGACTGAAGGCTCTCACACCGTCCAGAACATCTACGACTCCCTCGACGTCCACGTCGGACAATGCTTCACCGTCCTCGTCACCGCCGATAAGGAGCCAAAGGACTACTACATGGTTGCCTCCACAAGGCTCACCAAGTACAATCTCGTCGGCAAGGCCATTCTTAGCTACACCAACGGAAAGGGACCTGCTTCCCCTGAGCTTCCACCGGCACCAGTTGGCTGGGCTTGGTCTTTGAACCAGTTCAGGTCATTCCGCTGGAACTTGACCGCTAGCGCTGCAAGGCCCAACCCACAGGGATCTTACCACTACGGTGGCATCAACATCACCCGCACCATTATTTTGTCTAACTCCGTCATCAGAGGTCAGGGCAAGCTCCGTTATGCCATTAACGGTGTTTCCCACGTGGACACCGAAACTCCTCTCAAGCTCGCTGAGTACTACGGCATCGCCGATAAGGTCTTCAAGTACGACCTCATCTCCGACGTGCCTCCGGTCACCGTCAACAACCTCACCCTCGCACCCAATGTCTTGAGGGCCACTTACCGTACCTTCATCGAAATCATCTTCCAGAACCCCACCAAGACCATTCAGTCTTACAACTTGGGTGGATACTCTTTCTTCGCCGTTGCCATTGAACCCGGGAAGTGGAGCCCAGAGAAGAGGCAGAACTACAACCTTCTTGACGCCGTGAGCAGGCACACCATTCAAGTGTTCCCAAAATCATGGGCAGCAGTGATGTTGACATTCGATAACTGTGGAATGTGGAATTTGAGGTCAGAGCAAGCTGAGAACCGTTACTTGGGTCAACAGATGTACGTGAGCGTTCAATCTCCTGAGAACTCAACGAGGGATGAGTACAACCTGCCACTAACACAACTTATCTGCGGACTTTGCAAGAACATGCCAAACCCTGGAAACCTCTACCATTAA
- the LOC130972130 gene encoding histone deacetylase 19 — protein sequence MDAGGGNSLPSAPDGVKRKVCYFYDPEVGNYYYGQGHPMKPHRIRMTHALLAHYGLLQHMQVLKPFPARDRDLCRFHADDYVAFLRSITPETQQDHLRQLKRFNVGEDCPVFDGLYSFCQTYAGGSVGGAVKLNHDQCDIAVNWAGGLHHAKKCEASGFCYVNDIVLAILELLKQHERVLYVDIDIHHGDGVEEAFYTTDRVMTVSFHKFGDYFPGTGDLRDIGYAKGKYYSLNVPLDDGIDDESYHFLFKPIIGKVMEVFKPGAVVLQCGADSLSGDRLGCFNLSIRGHAECVKYMRSFNVPLLLLGGGGYTIRNVARCWCYETGVALGMEVEDKMPQHEYYEYFGPDYTLHVAPSNMENKNSRHLLEEIRSRLLENLSKLQHAPSVQFQEKPPDFDVGEADEDQDNGDERWDPDSDMDIDDREILPGKVKRETVEPPHNDQAFQEDQRRTAEHLRSSDNAADEAAACLKPLDISSQPVDEDNVKVEQDHAVNDLVREMTDLKG from the exons ATGGATGCTGGTGGCGGCAACTCGTTGCCATCTGCACCGGACGGGGTGAAGCGAAAAGTGTGTTATTTCTATGATCCAGAGGTTGGGAATTACTATTATGGCCAAGGTCACCCTATGAAGCCGCATCGAATTCGGATGACACATGCTCTTCTTGCCCACTATGGACTGCTTCAGCATATGCAGGTCCTCAAGCCGTTCCCTGCTAGGGACAGGGACCTTTGCCGCTTCCATGCCGACGATTATGTTGCATTCCTTCGAAGCATAACCCCTGAAACGCAGCAGGACCATCTGAGGCAACTCAAGCGCTTTAATGTCGGCGAAGATTGCCCCGTCTTTGATGGACTGTACTCGTTTTGTCAAACATATGCTGGAGGCTCGGTTGGTGGTGCTGTCAAGCTGAACCATGACCAATGTGATATAGCTGTCAATTGGGCCGGTGGCCTGCATCATGCCAAGAAATGCGAGGCTTCTGGGTTTTGCTATGTGAATGATATTGTCCTTGCAATCTTGGAACTTCTTAAACAGCATGAG cGAGTTCTATATGTGGACATTGATATCCACCATGGAGATGGTGTGGAGGAAGCTTTCTACACTACCGATAGAGTCATGACTGTTTCCTTCCATAAATTTGGTGATTATTTCCCTGGCACGGGGGACTTACGTGATATTGGATACGCAAAGGGAAAATACTACTCTCTTAATGTTCCTCTTGATGATGGAattgatgatgagagttatcaTTTCTTGTTCAAACCTATAATTGGTAAAGTGATGGAAGTTTTTAAGCCTGGTGCAGTGGTTCTCCAATGTGGTGCAGATTCTTTATCTGGAGATAGATTGGGATGTTTCAATCTTTCAATTAGGGGACATGCGGAGTGTGTTAAATACATGAGATCATTCAATGTTCCCCTCTTACTACTAGGTGGTGGTGGCTACACCATTCGGAATGTTGCTCGTTGCTGGTGCTATGAG ACAGGAGTTGCTCTTGGAATGGAGGTAGAAGACAAAATGCCACAGCATGAGTACTATGAATATTTTGGTCCAGATTATACCCTTCATGTTGCCCCAAGTAATATGGAAAACAAGAATTCCCGTCATTTATTGGAAGAAATTCGATCTAGGCTACTTGAAAATCTTTCCAAGCTGCAGCATGCTCCCAGTGTCCAGTTTCAGGAAAAGCCTCCTGATTTTGATGTTGGAGAG GCAGATGAAGATCAAGATAATGGCGATGAGAGATGGGATCCTGATTCTGACATGGACATTGATGATCG AGAGATTCTTCCGGGCAAAGTGAAAAGAGAAACAGTTGAACCTCCACACAATGATCAG GCATTCCAGGAGGATCAGAGAAGAACTGCAGAGCATTTAAGAAGCTCGGATAATGCAGCAGACGAAGCAGCAGCTTGCTTGAAG CCTTTGGATATCAGTTCCCAGCCAGTTGATGAAGATAATGTGAAAGTTGAACAGGATCATGCTGTGAATGATTTGGTGAGAGAGATGACGGATCTGAAGGGTTAA